In a single window of the Nocardioides massiliensis genome:
- a CDS encoding adenine-specific methyltransferase EcoRI family protein encodes MTVEQKRHHLRAAKTAKQDEFYTQLTDIEKELKHYRHHFAGKTVYLNCDDPRVSNFFHYFSYNFEPLGLKKLIATCYKSQNADLFSQNDSEEAVYLQYEGDKNGNSVPDPDEIGIRPLKGDGDFRSREAIDLLKQADIVVTNPPFSLFREYLAQLVEHDKKFIVIGNHNAITYKEIFPLIQANKLWLGHNNGHMEFRVPDYYEARETRYWVDENGQKWRSMGNACWFTNLDIRKRHEDLILYKSFDPTLYPRYDNYDAIEVSRTEDIPTDYSGTMGVPITFLQKHNPEQFEILGLARRPSGTRRRPIQHKLRSARTAHARWSRN; translated from the coding sequence TTGACCGTCGAGCAGAAGCGCCACCACCTGCGAGCAGCCAAGACCGCGAAACAGGACGAGTTTTACACCCAGCTCACTGACATCGAAAAAGAGCTCAAGCACTACCGCCACCACTTCGCTGGCAAGACGGTCTACCTCAACTGTGACGACCCCAGGGTCTCCAACTTCTTCCACTACTTCTCGTACAACTTCGAACCCCTCGGGCTCAAGAAGCTCATCGCTACCTGCTACAAGAGCCAGAACGCGGACCTCTTCAGCCAGAACGACTCCGAGGAAGCCGTCTACCTCCAGTACGAGGGTGACAAGAACGGCAACAGCGTCCCCGACCCAGACGAGATAGGCATAAGGCCCCTCAAGGGAGACGGGGACTTCCGCAGCAGGGAGGCCATCGACCTCCTCAAGCAGGCCGACATCGTGGTTACCAACCCACCGTTCAGCCTATTTCGTGAGTACCTCGCTCAGTTGGTGGAGCACGACAAGAAGTTCATCGTCATCGGGAACCACAACGCCATCACCTACAAAGAGATTTTCCCACTCATACAAGCCAACAAGCTGTGGCTCGGGCACAACAACGGTCACATGGAGTTCCGCGTGCCCGACTACTACGAGGCCCGCGAGACCCGCTACTGGGTGGACGAGAACGGGCAGAAGTGGCGGAGCATGGGGAACGCCTGCTGGTTCACGAACCTCGACATCAGGAAGCGCCACGAGGACCTCATCCTCTACAAGAGCTTCGACCCGACGCTCTACCCGCGCTACGACAACTACGACGCCATCGAGGTATCCCGAACCGAGGACATCCCTACGGACTACTCAGGCACTATGGGCGTCCCGATTACTTTCCTCCAGAAGCACAACCCTGAGCAGTTCGAGATCCTGGGGCTCGCAAGGCGCCCCTCGGGAACCCGACGAAGACCTATCCAGCACAAACTCAGGTCAGCGCGAACGGCGCACGCACGGTGGTCTCGAAACTGA